Part of the Catenulispora sp. EB89 genome, GCGGCGCTGGCCCAGCGGGTGGTCGAGCTGCCGTCGTCGACGAGCGCGGCGGCGCGGCGCAGGCGGCGGCGCCGCCGCCGCCGCGCGTAGCGCTCCAGGCCGCCCTGGCGGTGGGCGGCGGCCTGAAGCGCTACGCGCCGCCGGGGAGGGGCGGGCCGATGGGGGCGCCGCCGGAACCGCGGTCGATGAAGCGGGTTGCGAGGACTACTGAGCGGGCGGAGGCGTTGTCGCCGTCGATGCGGCCGAACAGGAGTTGTGCGGCGGTGCGGCCGAGGGCTGCCGGGTCCTGGCTGACTACGGAGATCGGTGGGTCGAGCTTGTCGGCGAGGAGGAAGTCGTCGAAGCCGACCAGGGCGAAGCGGCGGAAGGCGCCTGCTTCGACCGCGCCGAGGGTGACCAGGTCGTTGCCGCTGAACAGGGCTGTCGGGGGGCTGGGTGCTGTCATCAGTTCGCTGATGGCGGCGGCTGCTTCCGGGACGCCGCGCAGGCCGTGGCGGACCAGGGTCGGGTCCACGGCGAGGCCGGCGGCGCGCATGGCCTGTTCGTAGCCGATGAAGCGTTCGCGTTGGGTCCAGATCTCCTGGCGGTCGCCCAGGTAGGCGATGCGGCTGTGGCCGAGGTCCAGGAGGTGGCGGACGGCGGTGGCGGTGCCGGCGCGGTTGTCGACGGCGACGCAGTCTACGTCCAGGCCGGTGGCGGGGCGGTCGACGCAGACCACCTTCACGCCGCGCGCCATCTGGGCCCGGAAGAAGGGGCGGTTGCCGCCGGTGGGGACCAGGACCAGGCCGTCGACCTGGCGGGCGCTGAAGGCGGAGACCACGTCGCGTTCGCGGCGGGGGTCGTCGTTGGTGCTGCCGACCAGGACCAGGAAGCCTCGGCGGTACGCTTCGTCCTCGACGGAGCGGGCCAGGGCGGAGAAGAAGGGGTTCGCCAGGTCGTCGACCACCAGGCCGATCGTGCGGGAGTCCTGGGCCTTGCGGCGCAGGTTCCGGGCGATGTCGTTACGCTGGTATCCCAGAGCCCTGATCGCCTCCTCGACCCGGGCCGCGGTCTGCGGGGCCACGCCGGCCTCGCCGGCCACCACCCGCGAGACCGTCATCAGCGACACCCCCGCCGCCCGCGCCACGTCCTTCATCGTGGGCCGCGCTGCCATCCGACCTCCTTGTTCGGCTGGTTAACGTTACCATCCGTGATTCAGTAGTGCGTCCCATTGACAACTCTTCTCAGGGGCCAGACAATCCCCGATGCCTGTGAACGTTCACAAGATACTGAGTCAGTCGTCATCGAGAGAAGAGACATCGTGACCGGTTCGAACCACACAGGGCGCAGATCGCGCCTCAGCTCCCTGATACCGGCCGGGGCCCTGGTGGCCGCCGCCGCGCTGGGCACCGCCGGACTCTCCGCGGGCGCCGCGAACGCCAGCACCAAAGCCGCCGTGCACGCCGCCTTCGTCGCCGATCCGGCCTCGACGGTCAACACCCTGGTGATGACCTCCGGCGGCGGCAACGACTTCCCGGGCGCGGACTCGCCGTTCGGCATGGTCCAGTGGAGTCCGGACTCGGTGAGCGGCCGCAACGCCGGGGGAGGGTATGACTACAGCGACGGCCAGACCCGCGGCTTCTCGCTGACGCACATGGCCGGTCCCGGCTGCGGCGCCATGGGCGACATCCCGGTGCTGCCGCTGACCGGGGCGCTGCCCTCCGGCGACCCCGGTGTCATCGACGAGCCGATCGACCACAGCAGCGAGCAGGGCACCGCCGGCTACTACACCGTGAAGACCGGCTCGACCCCGGTGAAGACCGAGCTGACGACCACCGCGCACACCGGCATGGCCCGCTTCACGTTCCCGTCCACCAGCCAGGCCGACGTCCTGCTCAAGCTGCTGGACAGCCAGAACGGCACCACCGCCTCCAGCGCGCAGCTCGTCGGCAACAACGAGGTCACCGGCACCGCGACCTCCGGCGGCTTCTGCGGTGAGACCGGCAGCTACACGCTGCACTTCGACATGGTCTTCGACCAGCCCTTCACCTCGGCCTCGCAGATCGTCACCGAGTCCGGCCAGCCCGGCCCCAACTCGGTGTTCCTGCAGTTCAACGCCAGCTCCAACCAGGTCGTCCAGGCCAAGGTCGGCATCTCCTATGTGAGCGCCGCAAACGCTTCCGCGAACCTGTCCGCGGAGAACTCAGGGTTCTCCTTCAGCTCGGTGCAGACCGCGAACCACAACGCGTGGAACGCCCAGCTGAACAAGATCCAGATAGCCGGCGGCACCTCCACGCAGCAGCAGCTGTTCTACACCTCGCTCTACCACGCGCTGCTGCACCCCAACACGGTGACCGACGTCAACGGCCAGTACATGGGCTTCGACAACGCCGTGCACACCGCGCCGTCCGGGCACCAGCAGTACGACCAGTTCTCCGGCTGGGACGTCTACAAGGGCCAGACCCAGCTGGAGGCGATGGTCGATCCCTCGATCGCCTCGGACGCGGCGCAGTCCCTGGTCAACGACTACGCCCAGGGCGGGACGTTCCCGCAGTGGGGCTTCATGAACTTCTACAACTGGGTCATGGACGGCGACCCGGCCACCGCCGCGATCTCGAACTACTACGCGTTCGGCGGTACCGGCTTCGACACCTCGACCGCGCTGTCGGACATGCTCACCGAGGCCACGACGAACAACAACGTGCGCCGCGGCACCAGCCTGGAGAACACCTATGGCTACCTGCCCTCCGACCTCTACACCGGCTCGCTGGGCTGCTGCAACGTCCGCGACACGGCCTCCAGCCTGATCGAGTACGACAACGCCGACTTCGCCCTGTCGAAGTTCGCGCTGTCCCAGGGCGACACCGCGAACAGCGTCAAGTTCAACATCCGGGCCAACAACTGGAAGCACATCTTCAACCCGGCCAACGACCTGCTGAACCCGGTGCAGAGCAACGGCAGCTTCGACAGCATCAACACCGGCACCACGACCGGGTTCACCGAGTCCACGGCCGCGCAGAACCGCTTCGACGTCGGCTTCGACCAGCCGGCGCTGGCCGCGCTCTACGGCGGCAACAGCGCGATCAACTCGGCGCTGGACTACTACTTCCAGACGTTCAACAGCACCAGCTCCGACCAGTCGTTCCTGTCCAACGAGGTGGACCTGGGCACGCCCTGGTTCTACGACTGGACCGGCGAGCCCTCGCACACCCAGTCGGTGGTGAACCGGGTCCTGAACCAGCTGTACCAGGACACTCCCGCCGGCTTCCCGAACAACGACGACCTGGGCACCATGTCCTCGCAGTACGTGTGGGGCGCCCTGGGCATGTACCCGGTGACCCCGGGCAGCGCGGACCTGGCGTTCAACAGCCCGCTGTTCACGCAGGCGATCGTCCACCTGGACTCCGGCTCGAACATCACCATCAACGCCCCGGCCGCCTCGGCGAGCAACTACTACGTGCAGTCGCTCAACGTGAACGGCGCGGCGAGCACCCACACCTGGCTCCCGGCCTCGACGTGGAAGGCCGGCGTGACGCTGGACTTCACCCTCGGCTCCGCGGCCTCGTCCTGGGGCACCGCGGCCACTGACGCGCCGCCTGCGTACGACCAGAGCGCCACCTCGAACACCGGCCCGATCACCTCCGGCATCGCCGGCAAGTGCGCGGACGACAACAACCGCAACACCGCCAACGGCACCAAGATCCAGCTGTGGACCTGCAACGGCTCGGTCGCGCAGCAGTTCACCGTCAACTCCAACGGCAGCCTGGGCGTCATGGGCGGTTGCGTGGACGTCACCAACGGCGGTACCGCCAACGGCACGCTGGTGCAGCTGTACACGTGCAACGGCACCGGGTCGCAGGTGTGGCAGCAGACGTCCAACGGCTCGCTGCTGAACCCGCAGTCCGGCAAGTGCCTGGACGACCCGAACAGCAGCACCACCGACGGCACGCAGTTGCAGATCTACACCTGCAACGCTACCAACGCTCAGAAGTGGAAGCTGCCGTAGCGGTACGCCGCCGCCGGCTCACACCGCGATGAGCTGAACACGATCAGGGGCCTGGTTCACACCGAACCAGGCCCCTGACGTCTCCCCCCAGGGAGTCCTCAGTCCTGCGCGTGCGCCAGCAGCCGCCGCACGTTGTCCAACTCGAACGGGTGGTTCCCGCCGAGGATGATGTGGTCGGCGCCGGCGTCCAGGTACGCCTGGTAGTTGTCGATCTCGTCGTCGCCGATCATCACGGTGCGCTCCACGGCCTTGGGGTCGCGGCCGAGCTTCGCGCACCACTCGTTCAGCACCTGGTTCTTGTGCCGGAAGTTCTCCACCGGCCCGAAGGTGTTCCACAGGTCGGCGTACTGCGCGACCAGCCGCAGCGTCACCTTCTCCCCGCCGCCGCCGATCAGGATCGGCAGGTCCGGGTCGGCCGGCTTGAGCTTGCCCAGCCGCTCCTTGATCCGCGGCAGCGCCTCGCCCAGGGCCCGCAGGCGCTCCGGCGCGGTGCCGAACTCGTAGCCGTACTCGGTGTAGTCCCGCTCGAACCAGCCGGCGCCGACGCCCAGCACGTACCGGCCGCCGGAGAGCAGGTCGACGGTCCGGGCCATGTCCGCCAGCAGCTCGGGGTTGCGGTAGCTGTTGCAGTACACGAGCATCCCGAACCGGGCCCGCGTGGTGGTCACGGCCATCGCGGCGAGCAGGCTGGACCCCTCGAAGTGGGTGCCCTCCGGGTCGCCGTTGAGCGGGTAGAAGTGGTCCCAGGTGAAGATCGAGTCGACGCCGAGCTCGTCCGCACGCTGCCACGCCTCGCGCAGGGCGGTGATGTCGGTGTGCTGGGGGCGCAGCTGGACGCCCACTTTGAATCGCGCCATGATCGGCGGTCCTCACTGTCGGTGGTGTGGGTGGTAGGGGTGTTCGGGGGTTCCGGTACGGGGTTTCCCCGATCACTCCACCACAGGAACGGCTGAGTGGCCTTTTCGGCTCGCCGATCGGACGGCACACCGTCCGGAACGGCGCGCCGCGGCCTGCCGGCGGTTGCTGTTTGCCGACTATCGTTTGCCGGCTATCGGCTACCTGCTACCGGCTCGCCGGTCCCGGCGGCGGATGCTCGGAGAGCACCAGCGAAGCGGCCGGCTGCTGGTTGAAGTCGAAGTCCTTCCACAGGTCGCCGAGCTGCGAGGCGTCCTCGCGCACGTCCGGACGCGGGTCGGGGCGGCCGTCGGTGGCCGGGTCCAGGCGCTGGCCCTTCAGGAAACGGTCCTCGATCAGCTTGTCGTAGGCGTCGAAGCTGAGCGTCTGGTGGTCGATCGTCCCCTGCTTGGCGTAGGGATTGATGACGATGCCGGGGACGCGCAGCCCATAGCCGTTGCCGTCCACGGACGGCGGCGCCACGTGGTCGTAGAAGCCGCCCCAGTCGTCCCAGGACAGGAAGATCGCCGTGGAGCTCCAGTCCGGGCCCTTCATGACCGCGTTCACCAGGTTGGTAACGTAGGCCTGGCCGTCGGCGATCGAGGCCGGCGGGTGTTCGCTGACCTGCTGGGACGGCACGACCCAGGAGACCTGGGGCAGTGTGCCCTTGGTGGCGGCGGTGACGAAGTTGTCGACGGACTGGATGTTGCCGACCTGGCCGTCGTCCTTCACGGTCGAGAACTCCGGGAGCGGGTTCCAGATGCCGGGCGTCTTCACGTCCTGCTTCACCGGCGCGCACGTCGCGGCGTCGTCCTCGCAGTCCGGTTCGCTGCCGCTCACGAGGTAGTAACCCCAGCTGATTCCCGCGCGGTACATCAGATACGTCAGATCGGTCCAGGCATAGTTCTTCATGCCCGGGTTCTGCAGAGCGTTGGTACAGCTGCTCGGATCGTTGGCCTTGGTGCAGTGCGCCGACCACTCCGAGACCAGGAACAGGTGCGCCGGCAGCGACCAGGAGGCGTTCGGCTCGAACATGTGGTCCTGCAAGGTGAAATGCTGCGCGTAGGACCAGTAGTTGGGGATCTCGCGGGCGTCGTGCCAGCCCATGACGTCCGGCTCGCCGACCGGGACGCAGTTGGGGTTGTCAGGGTTCGTGCACGGTGTATTCTGCGCCGCGGCGCCGGTCGCGACCTGGCCGACGAAGCCGTCCATCTTGCCGCCGTCGATGTCGGCGGCGGCGTTGTTCTGGCTGTGCGGGCCGCCTTTGTTGACGAGGTTGCCGTCGTGGAACGGCGGGTCGCACTTGCCGGTTGCGGCATCGGGGACGCAGGCTCCGGCGGGGATGCCGGCGGCGCCGGGGTACGTGCCGAAGTAGGAGTCGAAGCTCCTGTTCTCCTGCATGATCACGACGATGTGCTGGATCTTGTCGGCGCCGACCGGCGCGCCGGGCCCCGGGCCTGCGGGCAGCGCGGTCACGCCGGCGGGCAGCAGCGTGCCCGAGGACGGGGCCGACGGCGCGCCCGAGCCCGACGACGATGACGACGAGGTCGAGGTCGAGCTCGCGCTGCCATGAGGCTTTG contains:
- a CDS encoding LacI family DNA-binding transcriptional regulator, which encodes MAARPTMKDVARAAGVSLMTVSRVVAGEAGVAPQTAARVEEAIRALGYQRNDIARNLRRKAQDSRTIGLVVDDLANPFFSALARSVEDEAYRRGFLVLVGSTNDDPRRERDVVSAFSARQVDGLVLVPTGGNRPFFRAQMARGVKVVCVDRPATGLDVDCVAVDNRAGTATAVRHLLDLGHSRIAYLGDRQEIWTQRERFIGYEQAMRAAGLAVDPTLVRHGLRGVPEAAAAISELMTAPSPPTALFSGNDLVTLGAVEAGAFRRFALVGFDDFLLADKLDPPISVVSQDPAALGRTAAQLLFGRIDGDNASARSVVLATRFIDRGSGGAPIGPPLPGGA
- a CDS encoding GH92 family glycosyl hydrolase codes for the protein MTGSNHTGRRSRLSSLIPAGALVAAAALGTAGLSAGAANASTKAAVHAAFVADPASTVNTLVMTSGGGNDFPGADSPFGMVQWSPDSVSGRNAGGGYDYSDGQTRGFSLTHMAGPGCGAMGDIPVLPLTGALPSGDPGVIDEPIDHSSEQGTAGYYTVKTGSTPVKTELTTTAHTGMARFTFPSTSQADVLLKLLDSQNGTTASSAQLVGNNEVTGTATSGGFCGETGSYTLHFDMVFDQPFTSASQIVTESGQPGPNSVFLQFNASSNQVVQAKVGISYVSAANASANLSAENSGFSFSSVQTANHNAWNAQLNKIQIAGGTSTQQQLFYTSLYHALLHPNTVTDVNGQYMGFDNAVHTAPSGHQQYDQFSGWDVYKGQTQLEAMVDPSIASDAAQSLVNDYAQGGTFPQWGFMNFYNWVMDGDPATAAISNYYAFGGTGFDTSTALSDMLTEATTNNNVRRGTSLENTYGYLPSDLYTGSLGCCNVRDTASSLIEYDNADFALSKFALSQGDTANSVKFNIRANNWKHIFNPANDLLNPVQSNGSFDSINTGTTTGFTESTAAQNRFDVGFDQPALAALYGGNSAINSALDYYFQTFNSTSSDQSFLSNEVDLGTPWFYDWTGEPSHTQSVVNRVLNQLYQDTPAGFPNNDDLGTMSSQYVWGALGMYPVTPGSADLAFNSPLFTQAIVHLDSGSNITINAPAASASNYYVQSLNVNGAASTHTWLPASTWKAGVTLDFTLGSAASSWGTAATDAPPAYDQSATSNTGPITSGIAGKCADDNNRNTANGTKIQLWTCNGSVAQQFTVNSNGSLGVMGGCVDVTNGGTANGTLVQLYTCNGTGSQVWQQTSNGSLLNPQSGKCLDDPNSSTTDGTQLQIYTCNATNAQKWKLP
- a CDS encoding LLM class F420-dependent oxidoreductase; translation: MARFKVGVQLRPQHTDITALREAWQRADELGVDSIFTWDHFYPLNGDPEGTHFEGSSLLAAMAVTTTRARFGMLVYCNSYRNPELLADMARTVDLLSGGRYVLGVGAGWFERDYTEYGYEFGTAPERLRALGEALPRIKERLGKLKPADPDLPILIGGGGEKVTLRLVAQYADLWNTFGPVENFRHKNQVLNEWCAKLGRDPKAVERTVMIGDDEIDNYQAYLDAGADHIILGGNHPFELDNVRRLLAHAQD
- a CDS encoding alkaline phosphatase family protein, encoding MSDRRSRTTRWGAVLAAGLLAGACTTGSAKPHGSASSTSTSSSSSSGSGAPSAPSSGTLLPAGVTALPAGPGPGAPVGADKIQHIVVIMQENRSFDSYFGTYPGAAGIPAGACVPDAATGKCDPPFHDGNLVNKGGPHSQNNAAADIDGGKMDGFVGQVATGAAAQNTPCTNPDNPNCVPVGEPDVMGWHDAREIPNYWSYAQHFTLQDHMFEPNASWSLPAHLFLVSEWSAHCTKANDPSSCTNALQNPGMKNYAWTDLTYLMYRAGISWGYYLVSGSEPDCEDDAATCAPVKQDVKTPGIWNPLPEFSTVKDDGQVGNIQSVDNFVTAATKGTLPQVSWVVPSQQVSEHPPASIADGQAYVTNLVNAVMKGPDWSSTAIFLSWDDWGGFYDHVAPPSVDGNGYGLRVPGIVINPYAKQGTIDHQTLSFDAYDKLIEDRFLKGQRLDPATDGRPDPRPDVREDASQLGDLWKDFDFNQQPAASLVLSEHPPPGPASR